A DNA window from Haloactinospora alba contains the following coding sequences:
- a CDS encoding ATP-binding protein — translation MTEETAAPTTGATDVRDAVTVTMPADSAYLSVLRTATAGLAARLDFTLDEIEDLRIGVDEACAMLLSQALPGTDLNTEFELTGDGMRVSVSVLTDDGRLPARDTFAWTVLSALAGEVDAGAGPDDRVTIILHKRRNTTESA, via the coding sequence GTGACCGAAGAAACCGCCGCACCAACAACGGGAGCAACGGATGTGCGGGACGCTGTCACCGTAACGATGCCGGCAGACAGCGCGTACCTTTCCGTGTTGCGCACGGCGACGGCCGGTCTGGCAGCCCGGCTCGACTTCACCCTCGACGAGATCGAGGACCTCCGCATCGGGGTGGACGAGGCGTGCGCGATGCTGCTCTCCCAGGCACTGCCGGGCACGGACCTGAACACCGAGTTCGAACTCACCGGGGACGGTATGCGTGTGTCCGTGTCCGTGCTGACCGACGACGGCCGGCTTCCCGCGCGTGACACTTTCGCTTGGACCGTACTGTCGGCGCTGGCCGGTGAGGTCGATGCGGGAGCGGGCCCCGACGACCGCGTCACCATCATCCTGCACAAACGCCGAAACACCACGGAGTCAGCGTGA
- a CDS encoding amino acid ABC transporter permease → MSTAPASTSPPPDRESAEELPTVPVRHPGRWVAAAVLLVLAAMFVHMLVTNPAFNWPFLLENMFSSPVLTGVRTTVILAALSMTLGVVIGIAVAVMRLSANPVLVSLGWLYTWFFRAVPRLVLCVVAGNLGVLYKQVEFGLPFDNYWMPLLGFREGARFFSVPMNDLLTPFLAALLALALSQGAYMAEIVRAGLLSVPRGQTEAAQALGMSQSQVLRRITLPQALRVIVPPTGNEATAILKDTSLVSAIPLTTELFFQLQAVGNRTFDLFPMLVAACLWYLAMVSVMMLGQNFLERSFSKGDRQVQTKADTTGSSEANQ, encoded by the coding sequence TTGAGTACCGCACCCGCCTCCACCTCTCCCCCGCCGGACCGGGAGTCCGCCGAGGAGCTGCCCACCGTCCCGGTGCGCCACCCGGGACGGTGGGTGGCCGCGGCCGTACTGCTGGTCCTGGCCGCCATGTTCGTGCACATGCTGGTGACGAACCCGGCGTTCAACTGGCCGTTCCTGCTGGAGAACATGTTCAGCTCCCCCGTGCTGACCGGGGTGCGTACCACCGTCATCCTGGCGGCGCTGTCCATGACCCTGGGAGTGGTCATCGGTATCGCCGTGGCGGTGATGCGCCTGTCGGCCAACCCGGTGCTGGTGTCCCTGGGGTGGTTGTACACCTGGTTCTTCCGCGCGGTTCCGCGGCTGGTGCTGTGCGTGGTCGCCGGGAACCTCGGGGTGCTCTACAAGCAGGTGGAGTTCGGGCTCCCGTTCGACAACTACTGGATGCCGCTGCTCGGGTTCCGGGAGGGGGCGCGGTTCTTCTCCGTCCCGATGAACGACCTGCTCACCCCGTTCCTGGCGGCGCTGCTGGCGCTGGCGCTGTCCCAGGGCGCCTACATGGCGGAGATCGTGCGGGCGGGCCTGCTGTCCGTACCCAGGGGACAGACCGAGGCGGCCCAGGCGCTGGGGATGAGCCAGAGCCAGGTGCTGCGGCGCATCACGCTGCCGCAGGCGCTGCGGGTGATCGTCCCGCCGACGGGCAACGAGGCGACGGCGATCCTGAAGGACACCTCCCTGGTGTCGGCCATCCCGCTCACGACGGAGCTGTTCTTCCAGCTCCAGGCGGTGGGCAACCGGACGTTCGACCTCTTCCCCATGCTGGTGGCGGCCTGCCTGTGGTACCTGGCCATGGTCAGCGTCATGATGTTGGGGCAGAACTTCCTGGAACGCTCGTTCAGCAAGGGTGACCGGCAGGTCCAGACGAAGGCCGACACGACGGGCAGCAGCGAGGCGAATCAGTGA
- a CDS encoding amino acid ABC transporter ATP-binding protein — MVVARNVHKRFGRLEVLRGINLEVDRGEVVCIVGPSGSGKSTLLRCFNHLERINSGQLWANGHLMGYQRRRGKLFELRDSQVARQRQSIGMVFQNFNLFPHKSVLGNVTEAPVQVKRESRAAARQRALELLDRVGLADKARSYPGQLSGGQQQRVAIARALAMRPELMLFDEPTSSLDPELVGEVLDVMKGLAADGMTMVVVTHELGFAREVADSVVFMDEGVVVESGPPHEVLNHPGEERTRAFLSKVL, encoded by the coding sequence ATGGTGGTCGCCCGGAACGTGCACAAGAGGTTCGGCCGGCTGGAGGTGCTGCGCGGCATCAACCTGGAGGTGGACCGGGGCGAGGTGGTGTGCATCGTCGGCCCCTCCGGTTCGGGCAAGTCCACCCTGCTTCGCTGCTTCAACCACCTGGAGAGGATCAACTCGGGCCAGCTCTGGGCCAACGGCCACCTGATGGGCTACCAGCGCAGACGAGGGAAACTGTTCGAGCTGCGCGACTCCCAGGTGGCACGGCAGCGCCAGAGCATCGGCATGGTGTTCCAGAACTTCAACCTGTTCCCGCACAAGTCGGTGCTGGGCAACGTCACGGAAGCGCCGGTGCAGGTGAAGCGGGAGTCCAGGGCGGCCGCGCGGCAGCGGGCGCTGGAGCTGCTGGACCGCGTGGGGCTGGCGGACAAGGCGCGCTCCTACCCGGGCCAGCTGTCCGGCGGCCAGCAGCAGCGGGTGGCGATCGCCCGGGCGCTGGCGATGCGCCCCGAGCTGATGCTGTTCGACGAGCCCACCAGCTCCCTGGACCCGGAACTCGTGGGTGAGGTGCTGGACGTCATGAAGGGCCTGGCCGCCGACGGCATGACGATGGTGGTGGTCACCCACGAGCTCGGCTTCGCCCGGGAGGTCGCCGACTCCGTGGTGTTCATGGACGAGGGCGTCGTGGTGGAGTCGGGTCCTCCGCACGAGGTACTGAACCACCCCGGGGAGGAGCGCACGCGGGCCTTCCTGTCCAAGGTGCTGTGA
- a CDS encoding ABC transporter substrate-binding protein: MSAPAARVSGLRYAGALASAAALTLTAACGGSGDGGDGDQGGGNDLPEPPEVSADSELADNVPEDMREKGTIKIGVDTTYAPGEFLAEDGETIVGFNIQLFDAVAAKLDLETEWESSTFGTIVEGVDTGKYDAGVSSFTINNQRLEQVNMVSYYNAGTQWFAAKGNPEGITPDDACGANIAVQKDTVQVPDIKNRSEQCEEDGEPAININQYKGQDQATQSITSGKNDAGLADMPVAMYAVEQTDGELETVGEQYEADPYGAVVNKDDDELAQSVADGYQAIMDDGTYEEILSNWGLDEQGMLDQARVNPDVDSESDE; encoded by the coding sequence ATGTCCGCGCCCGCTGCCCGCGTTTCGGGCCTCAGATACGCCGGCGCGCTCGCCTCAGCGGCGGCGCTCACCCTCACGGCCGCCTGCGGCGGCAGTGGGGACGGCGGCGACGGTGACCAGGGCGGCGGCAACGACCTGCCGGAACCGCCGGAGGTCTCCGCTGACTCCGAGCTCGCCGACAACGTTCCCGAGGACATGCGTGAGAAGGGGACGATCAAGATCGGGGTGGACACGACCTACGCCCCGGGCGAGTTCCTCGCCGAGGACGGCGAGACCATCGTCGGTTTCAACATACAGCTGTTCGACGCCGTCGCCGCGAAGCTGGACCTGGAGACCGAGTGGGAGAGCTCCACGTTCGGCACCATCGTCGAGGGTGTCGACACCGGCAAGTACGACGCCGGCGTCTCCTCGTTCACCATCAACAACCAGCGGTTGGAACAGGTGAACATGGTGAGCTACTACAACGCCGGCACGCAGTGGTTCGCGGCGAAGGGCAACCCGGAGGGCATCACTCCGGACGACGCCTGCGGCGCGAACATCGCCGTGCAGAAGGACACCGTCCAGGTTCCCGACATCAAGAACCGCAGCGAACAGTGCGAGGAGGACGGCGAACCGGCGATCAACATCAACCAGTACAAGGGGCAGGACCAGGCCACCCAGTCCATCACCTCGGGCAAGAACGACGCGGGGCTGGCGGACATGCCGGTCGCGATGTACGCGGTCGAACAGACCGACGGCGAGCTGGAGACCGTGGGTGAACAGTACGAGGCCGACCCCTACGGCGCGGTCGTCAACAAGGACGACGACGAGCTCGCCCAGTCGGTCGCCGACGGGTACCAAGCCATCATGGACGACGGCACCTACGAGGAGATCCTGAGCAACTGGGGTCTGGACGAGCAGGGGATGCTGGACCAGGCCAGGGTCAACCCCGACGTCGACAGCGAATCCGACGAGTAA
- a CDS encoding NAD(P)-dependent malic enzyme — MAGADRHELEGFSIVTTDSYSQLDEDPAFALHRGGKLSVESSVDVTDRAGLSLAYTPGVARVCDAIADRPELVDTYTWKSHVVAVVTDGSAVLGLGNIGPEASLPVMEGKSLLFKQFGGVDSVPVALSAEGVDDMVDSVARMAPSFGGINLEDISAPRCFEIERRLQEQLDIPVFHDDQHGTAIVTVAALRNAARLTGRGLGDLRVVVSGAGAAGVAVTRMLVEGGIGDIAVADSKGIIYQGREGLSPVKEEIAAISNRAGLTGSTESALNGADVFIGLSAGEVAESVVATMAPNAIICAMANPDPEVHPDVAHKYASVVATGRSDFPNQINNVLAFPGVFRGALDVRATEVTENMKLAAAEALADLVGPDLAADYIIPSTFDERVAPAVSSAVAEQARADGVARL; from the coding sequence ATGGCCGGCGCGGACCGGCACGAGCTCGAGGGGTTTTCAATCGTGACCACTGATTCGTATTCGCAGCTTGACGAGGATCCGGCGTTCGCCCTGCACCGGGGCGGGAAACTCAGCGTCGAGTCCTCTGTGGACGTTACCGACCGCGCGGGACTGTCACTCGCCTACACCCCCGGCGTCGCCCGGGTGTGTGACGCGATCGCCGACAGGCCCGAACTGGTCGACACCTACACCTGGAAGAGCCACGTCGTCGCCGTCGTCACCGACGGCAGCGCCGTGCTGGGGCTGGGCAACATCGGCCCGGAAGCCTCCCTGCCCGTGATGGAGGGCAAGTCGCTGCTGTTCAAGCAGTTCGGCGGTGTCGACTCCGTCCCCGTCGCCCTGTCCGCCGAAGGCGTCGACGACATGGTGGACAGCGTCGCCCGGATGGCGCCCTCGTTCGGCGGTATCAACCTGGAGGACATCTCCGCCCCCCGCTGCTTCGAGATCGAGCGGCGGCTCCAGGAGCAACTGGACATCCCCGTGTTCCACGACGACCAGCACGGCACCGCCATCGTGACCGTGGCGGCGCTGCGCAACGCGGCCCGCCTGACCGGGCGCGGCCTCGGCGACCTGCGCGTGGTCGTCTCCGGCGCCGGAGCCGCCGGCGTCGCCGTCACCAGGATGCTGGTCGAGGGCGGCATCGGCGACATCGCGGTGGCCGACAGCAAGGGCATCATCTACCAGGGCCGGGAGGGACTCAGCCCGGTCAAGGAGGAGATCGCGGCGATCAGTAACAGGGCTGGTCTCACCGGGTCGACCGAGTCCGCCCTGAACGGCGCCGACGTCTTCATCGGCCTCTCCGCCGGGGAGGTCGCCGAGTCCGTGGTGGCGACGATGGCGCCCAACGCCATCATCTGCGCCATGGCCAACCCCGACCCGGAAGTCCACCCCGACGTGGCCCACAAGTACGCGAGTGTGGTGGCGACGGGCCGCAGCGACTTCCCCAACCAGATCAACAACGTGCTGGCGTTCCCCGGTGTGTTCCGCGGGGCGCTGGACGTGCGCGCCACCGAGGTCACCGAGAACATGAAGCTCGCCGCCGCCGAGGCGCTCGCCGATCTGGTCGGCCCCGACCTCGCCGCCGACTACATCATCCCGAGCACCTTCGACGAACGCGTCGCGCCCGCCGTGTCCTCGGCCGTCGCGGAGCAGGCCCGCGCCGACGGCGTGGCCCGGCTGTAA
- a CDS encoding GNAT family N-acetyltransferase, producing the protein MIRPAHRDDVPAIHQLVRELAEYEKEPESAVATQRDFAEALFGPYPAAYAHIAEHTPEDGGQDAEPVTAGFALWFLNFSTWTGRHGIYLEDLYVRPELRGRGYGRALLAELARICNERGYTRLEWWVLDWNTPSIDFYKSLGAVPMDEWTVFRLDGQALTDLGHSRQA; encoded by the coding sequence ATGATCCGACCCGCTCACCGCGATGACGTTCCCGCCATCCACCAGCTGGTGCGGGAGCTCGCCGAGTACGAGAAGGAGCCGGAGTCGGCCGTGGCGACCCAGCGGGACTTCGCCGAGGCACTGTTCGGCCCTTATCCGGCGGCCTACGCCCACATCGCCGAGCACACGCCCGAGGACGGCGGACAGGACGCCGAGCCGGTCACCGCCGGGTTCGCGCTGTGGTTCCTGAACTTCTCCACGTGGACCGGACGGCACGGCATCTACCTGGAGGACCTGTACGTGCGCCCGGAGCTGCGCGGCCGCGGCTACGGCAGGGCCCTGCTCGCCGAGCTGGCCCGGATCTGCAACGAGCGGGGCTACACCCGCCTGGAATGGTGGGTGCTCGACTGGAACACCCCCTCCATCGACTTCTACAAGTCGCTGGGTGCGGTCCCCATGGACGAGTGGACCGTGTTCCGCCTGGACGGCCAGGCACTGACCGACCTCGGCCACTCCCGCCAGGCGTGA
- a CDS encoding zinc-binding dehydrogenase yields the protein MFAITAARIDKDNPTSGLEAGEHPDPQPRDGWATVTVRAASLNHHDLFSLRGVGLSEDRLPIVLGCDAAGVDEDGREVIVHSVVGDAETGGGDETLDPRRSLLSEVYDGTFAEKVAVPRRNLVPKPAELSFEEAACLPTAWLTAYRMLFEKAGLQPGSTLLVQGAGGGVAGALIRMASTVGHRVYATGRSAEKRAAALELGAHAAVEPGERLPEKVDVVFDSVGQATWGHSVRALRPGGRIVTCGATSGDAPPAELTRVFFLQLSVVGSTMGSRDQLQRLAEFCARTGVRPRIDRTLPLSRALEGVTAMEKGELVGKVVLTV from the coding sequence ATGTTCGCTATCACCGCCGCACGTATCGACAAGGACAACCCCACCTCCGGGCTGGAAGCGGGCGAGCACCCCGATCCCCAGCCCCGCGACGGCTGGGCCACCGTCACCGTCCGTGCCGCCTCCCTCAACCACCACGACCTGTTCAGCCTGCGCGGCGTCGGTCTCTCCGAGGACCGCCTCCCGATCGTGCTGGGCTGCGACGCCGCCGGTGTGGACGAGGACGGCCGGGAGGTGATCGTGCACTCCGTCGTCGGTGACGCCGAGACCGGCGGGGGCGACGAGACCCTCGACCCCCGCAGGTCGCTGCTGTCGGAGGTGTACGACGGCACGTTCGCCGAGAAGGTCGCCGTGCCCCGCCGCAACCTGGTTCCCAAACCGGCCGAGCTGTCGTTCGAGGAGGCGGCGTGCCTGCCCACGGCGTGGCTGACCGCCTACCGGATGCTGTTCGAGAAGGCCGGCCTGCAACCCGGATCCACCCTGCTGGTGCAGGGCGCCGGCGGTGGTGTGGCCGGCGCGCTCATCCGGATGGCGAGCACCGTGGGACACCGGGTGTACGCGACCGGACGCAGCGCCGAGAAACGCGCCGCCGCCCTCGAGCTCGGCGCGCACGCCGCGGTGGAACCGGGGGAGCGGCTGCCGGAGAAGGTCGACGTGGTGTTCGACTCCGTCGGCCAGGCGACCTGGGGCCACTCGGTGCGTGCGCTGCGGCCCGGCGGGCGCATCGTCACCTGCGGCGCGACCAGCGGTGACGCGCCCCCGGCGGAGCTGACCCGGGTGTTCTTCCTGCAGCTGTCCGTGGTCGGATCCACCATGGGAAGCCGGGACCAGCTGCAGCGGCTGGCCGAGTTCTGCGCCCGCACCGGTGTGCGCCCCCGCATCGACCGGACCCTGCCGCTGTCGCGTGCGCTGGAGGGCGTCACCGCCATGGAGAAGGGGGAACTGGTCGGCAAGGTGGTCCTCACCGTGTGA